TCCAGGGTGTTCTTCCCGTCGGAGTAGGTGGAGTGGACCTGGAGGTCCCCCTTGACCTGGGAAAGCCCTATGAGCTTGGGGAGCCTCCCCTCTAGGGCGGCCTCCACCTCCCCCTGGTCCTCCCTTAGGGGAGGCGGAATCCAGGGGAGGCCCAGGGCCCTGTAAACCCCCTCCTCCGACTCCCCCGTGATCCTCTCCTCCCCCCGGAAGACCCCGTACTCGGAAAGCTTCAGGCCCTTCTCCTGGGCGAGGGCGCGGAGGCGGATGGAGTGGGCCTTGCTTCCCGTGAGGTACTGGAGGCCCGCGCCAAAGCTTTCCGGGGGGACGACCCTCAGGTCCACCTGCAGGCCGTTTTTCAGGAAGACGGTGGCCCTTTCCTTCCCCTTGGCGTAGACCTCCCTAACCTGGGGGAGGCGGACGAAGCCCTCCACCACCTTAGCGCCTTCCCCGCTCGCCACCAGGTAGTCCAGGTCCCCCACGGTGTCCTTATAGCGCCTGGCCGAGCCGCAAAGCTCCGCCCTTTCCACCCCGGGAAGGGCCCGGATGGCCTCCAAGAGGCTCCGGGCCAGGGAGAGCACCGCCCCCAAGGGCCTCCGCTTCCCAGCGGCCTGGGCCAGGGAAAGACCTTCCCGGATCCTCTCCACCTTCTTGGGGCCAAAGCCCTTAAGCCTCAGGAGGTCGCCCTTTTCCAGGGCCTCCTTGAGCCTCTCCAGGGAGTCCACCCCCAGGGCCTCGTAGAGCTGCCGGGCCGTCTTGGGCCCCACGCCGGGGACCTCCATGACCGCAAGGACCCCCCGGGGTACCTTTTGGGAGAGCTCCACGTGCTTTCGCACCTTCCCCGTGTTCAAAAACTCCAGGATCTTTTCCGCTAGGTCTGGCCCGATCCCGGGAAGCTCCAGAAGGGCCTCCTTCCCCTTTTTGGCGACCTCCTCTATGGGGGTGTCCAGGTCGTAAAGGGTGCGGGCCGCCTGGTAATAGGCCCGGACCCGGAAGGGGTTGTCCCCGAGAAACTCGCTCATGAGCCCGATCTCCTCAAAGATCCGGGCCAGCTCCTGGTTCCTCATGGCCCCACTATACGGGTATACTGGCGGAAGCGCCCATGCCCAGGCCGGACCGCTTCCGCAAAGCCGTGGTGGAGCTTTTGAGGGCGGAAGGCCGCCCCCTCCACTACGCCGAGATCGGCCGCCGCCTCAAGGAGATGGGCCTTTGGCAGGCGGTGAGGGAACCTGAGAAGATCGCCAGGATCCGGCTCTCCGCCCTGGCCCGGTGGGCCCGGGGCCCCGTGGTGGCCTTGGGGAAGGGGCTTTACGCCCTGAGGGAGGTGGAGGAGGCGCCCTAGGCGTAGAATGGGGGCGTGGGAAGCCTTCGCTACGCCCTCGCCCTCTTCCTTGTGGCCCTGGCCCTCGCCCTCGAGGCCTACCGCCTCCCCCTGCTCCTCCTCGCTGGCCTCACCCTCCTCTTGGGAAGGCCCCGGTCCTGCCCCAGGCCTTGACGGCGGGCCCCCTCAAGGGAAGACTTGGGGCGTGGACGCCTTTCGCAGAAACCTAAAGAAGCTTGCGGAGCTCGCCGTCAAGGTGGGCCTCAACCTGGAGGAGGGCCAGGAGGTCATCGCCACCGCCCCCGTAGAGGCCTTGGACTTCGTGCGCCTTTTGGCCGAGGAGGCCTACCGGCAGGGAGCAAGCCTCTTTACCGTGATCTACCAGGACAACGCCCTGGCGCGAACGCGCCTCTCCTTGGCCCCCGAGGAGGCCCTGGACAAGGCCCCCTCGTGGCTCTACGAGGGCATGGCCCGGGCCTTCCGCGAAGGGGCGGCGAGGCTTGCCGTCTCCGGGAACGACCCCAAGGCCCTGGAGGGCCTTCCTCCGGAAAGGGTGGGCCGGGCGCAAAGGGGGAACGCCCGGGCCTATAAGCCGGCCCTCGAGGCCATCACCACCTTCGCCACCAACTGGACCATCGTCCCCTTCGCCCACCCGGGGTGGGCGAGGGCGGTCTTCCCCCACCTTCCCGAGGAGGAAGCGGTCAAAAAGCTCTGGGAGGTGATCTTCCAGGTCACCCGAGCCGACCAGGAGGACCCCATCGCCGCCTGGGAGGCCCACAACCGCGCCCTCCACGAGAAGGTGGCCTACCTGAACGCCAGGCGCTTCCACGCCCTCCACTTCCTTGGCCCAGGGACGGACCTCACCGTGGGCCTCGCCGAGGGGCACCTCTGGGGGGGCGGGGCCGCGCCCACCCAGAAGGGCCGCCTCTGCAACCCCAACCTGCCCACGGAGGAGGTCTTCACCGCCCCCCACCGGGAACGGGTGGAGGGGGTGGTGCGCGCAAGCCGCCCCCTGGCCCTGGGCGGCACCCTGGTGGAGGGGATCTTCGCCCGCTTTGAACGGGGCGTTGCCGTGGAGGTGCGGGCGGAGCGGGGGGAGGAGGTGCTCTTGCGGCTCCTCTCCGCCGACGAGGGGGCGCGGCGCCTCGGCGAGGTGGCCCTGGTGCCCGCCCAAAACCCCATCGCCAGGACCGGCCTTGTCTTCTACGACACCCTCTTTGACGAGAACGCGGCCAGCCACCTCGCCTTCGGCCAGGCCTACGCCGAGACCCTTGAGGGCCGCCCCTCGGGGGAGGAGTTCCTAAGGCGGGGTGGGAACGAGAGCCTGGTCCACGTGGACTGGATGGTGGGCTCGGAGGAGGTGGACGTGGACGGCCTCTACCCGGACGGCACCCGCGTCCCCCTCATGCGCCGGGGGAGGTGGGTGGTCTAATACCACCCCAAAAGGGCCTCTTTAAGCCCTAGTTTGGCCACCCCATGGTGCGAAACCCACGTGCGGACACCTCGCTTGACTTCCTCCCCTTGACCCCTGAGGATGAGAAGGATGGCGAGCCAGCGGATCCGCAACTTCTCCATCATCGCCCACGTGGACCACGGGAAATCCACCCTAGCCGACCGCATCCTGGAGCTCACCCACGCCGTGAGCGAGCGGGAGATGCGGGAGCAGTTTCTGGACTCCCTGGAGCTGGAGAGGGAGCGGGGCATCACCATCAAGGCCAGCGCGGTGCGGGTGACCTACCGGGCCAAGGACGGGGAGGAGTACTTCTTCCACCTCATTGACACCCCGGGGCACGTGGACTTCACCTACGAGGTCTCCCGGGCCCTGGCGGCGGTGGAAGGGGTGCTCCTCGTGGTGGACGCGAGCCAGGGCGTGGAGGCGGAGACCCTGGCCAAGTACTACATGGCCCTGGAGCACGGCCATGTGATGATCCCCGTCATCAACAAGATTGACCTCCCCAACGCCCGCCCCCTGGAGGTGGCCCTGGAGGTGGAGGAGGTCCTAGGCCTTCCCGCCGACGAGGCCATCTTTGCCTCGGGGAAGACGGGGGAGGGCGTGGAGGAGATCCTCGAGGCCATCGTGAAGCGCATCCCGCCCCCTAAGGGCGACCCCGAGGCCCCCCTGAAGGCCCTCATCTTTGACTCCGTCTACGACGCCTACCAGGGGGTGATCCCCTACCTCCGCCTCTTTGAGGGCAGGGTTCGGCCCGGAGACCGGATCCGCATCTACTCCACGGGCAAGGAGTTCACCGTGGACAAGGTGGGCGTCTTCACCCCCGAGGGCTTGGTGCCCACGGAGGAGCTCGTGGCCGGGGAGGTGGGCTGGCTTGTGGCGGCCATCCGGGACATCCACGACGTCCAGGTGGGCGACACCCTCACCCTCTCGGACCGCCCCACCCCCACCCCCTACCCCGGCTTCCGCCCGGCCAAGCCCGTGGTCTTCGCCGGGCTCTACCCGGTGGACTCGGGGGACTACGGG
Above is a genomic segment from Thermus islandicus DSM 21543 containing:
- the polX gene encoding DNA polymerase/3'-5' exonuclease PolX, whose product is MRNQELARIFEEIGLMSEFLGDNPFRVRAYYQAARTLYDLDTPIEEVAKKGKEALLELPGIGPDLAEKILEFLNTGKVRKHVELSQKVPRGVLAVMEVPGVGPKTARQLYEALGVDSLERLKEALEKGDLLRLKGFGPKKVERIREGLSLAQAAGKRRPLGAVLSLARSLLEAIRALPGVERAELCGSARRYKDTVGDLDYLVASGEGAKVVEGFVRLPQVREVYAKGKERATVFLKNGLQVDLRVVPPESFGAGLQYLTGSKAHSIRLRALAQEKGLKLSEYGVFRGEERITGESEEGVYRALGLPWIPPPLREDQGEVEAALEGRLPKLIGLSQVKGDLQVHSTYSDGKNTLEELWEAARALGYQYLAITDHSPAVRVAGGASPEEALKRVEAIRRFNEAHGPPYLLAGAEVDIHPDGTLDYPDWVLRELDLVLVSVHSRFNLPKADQTKRLLKALENPFVHVLAHPTARLLGRRAPIEADWEAVFRRARERGVAVEIDGYYERMDLPDDLARMAYGMGLWISLSTDAHQADHLRFMELAVGTAQRAWIGPERVLNALSHGELLAWLKARRGA
- a CDS encoding HTH domain-containing protein, which gives rise to MPRPDRFRKAVVELLRAEGRPLHYAEIGRRLKEMGLWQAVREPEKIARIRLSALARWARGPVVALGKGLYALREVEEAP
- a CDS encoding aminopeptidase encodes the protein MDAFRRNLKKLAELAVKVGLNLEEGQEVIATAPVEALDFVRLLAEEAYRQGASLFTVIYQDNALARTRLSLAPEEALDKAPSWLYEGMARAFREGAARLAVSGNDPKALEGLPPERVGRAQRGNARAYKPALEAITTFATNWTIVPFAHPGWARAVFPHLPEEEAVKKLWEVIFQVTRADQEDPIAAWEAHNRALHEKVAYLNARRFHALHFLGPGTDLTVGLAEGHLWGGGAAPTQKGRLCNPNLPTEEVFTAPHRERVEGVVRASRPLALGGTLVEGIFARFERGVAVEVRAERGEEVLLRLLSADEGARRLGEVALVPAQNPIARTGLVFYDTLFDENAASHLAFGQAYAETLEGRPSGEEFLRRGGNESLVHVDWMVGSEEVDVDGLYPDGTRVPLMRRGRWVV
- the lepA gene encoding translation elongation factor 4, which gives rise to MRRMASQRIRNFSIIAHVDHGKSTLADRILELTHAVSEREMREQFLDSLELERERGITIKASAVRVTYRAKDGEEYFFHLIDTPGHVDFTYEVSRALAAVEGVLLVVDASQGVEAETLAKYYMALEHGHVMIPVINKIDLPNARPLEVALEVEEVLGLPADEAIFASGKTGEGVEEILEAIVKRIPPPKGDPEAPLKALIFDSVYDAYQGVIPYLRLFEGRVRPGDRIRIYSTGKEFTVDKVGVFTPEGLVPTEELVAGEVGWLVAAIRDIHDVQVGDTLTLSDRPTPTPYPGFRPAKPVVFAGLYPVDSGDYGKLRDALEKLKLNDAALTFEPESSTALGFGFRCGFLGLLHAEIVQERLEREFGLSLIATAPSVVYRVRLKDGSELEILNPADLPDPTRVEEILEPYVRLTLFTPEEYVGALMQLVQERRGRLQNMAYLPGAQKRVELVYEVPFAEILYDFHDRLKSVSRGYASMDYEQIGYQPGDLVKVNILVHGEPVDALTFIAHREKAYAMARAIVDRLAEVIPRQLFEVPIQAAIGGKIIARATVKALRKDVLAKCYGGDVTRKKKLLEKQKEGKKRLKAIGKVEVPQEAFLAVLSAGRDEPQG